The following are from one region of the Halodesulfurarchaeum sp. HSR-GB genome:
- the acnA gene encoding aconitate hydratase AcnA, which produces MQDTGPFGAIRELEHDGETYKMADLGALEEAGLCELDELPVSIRILLESVVRNADGESITEADVENAASWEPDVPDVEVPFTPSRVVLQDLTGVPAVVDLAALRSAADRKGRNPNIVEPEIPADLVIDHSVQVDYYGSQNAFAKNVEIEYERNAERYRAIKWANQAFEDFSVVPPGTGIVHQVNLEYLGQVVHDREEDGADWLFPDTLVGTDSHTPMIGGIGVVGWGVGGIEAEAALLGQPITMTLPEVVGVELTGEMPEGATATDLVLQVTEKLREVGVVDRFVEFFGSGVSELTVADRATISNMAPEQGSTISMFPVDEATLEYLELTGRDPEHIDLIERYLKEQGLFGEQNPEYTETVEIDLGAVEPSLAGPSEPDQRIPMGDMKTHFRGLIEDETEYGEVDEAALSRWLENGGAAPPRAADDLPLGDLNERYEIEMPNGRTTEIGHGSVVVSAITSCTNTSNPSVMLAAGLLARNAVEAGIDVPPHVKTSLAPGSQVVTEYLEESGLLEDLEALGYHVVGYGCTTCIGNAGPLPDPVEEAIDEHDLWASSVLSGNRNFEARIHPKIRANYLGSPPLVVAYGLAGRMDIDLENDPLGHDPNGEPVYLEDIWPDQDEIHEVMTDSVHREMFEEKYDDVHEGDENWEALDAPTGDVYDWDEESTYIREPPFFTDFPLEKPGVENVEDARCLMTLGDTVTTDHISPAGPFSTNVPAGEWLADQGVDPADFNTYGARRGNHEVMMRGTFANVRIENQMLDGKEGGYTIHHPTGEETTVFEASERYREADTSLVVMAGTEFGTGSSRDWAAKGTDLLGIRATIAESYERIYRDNLIGMGVLPLQFQDGDSWESLGLDGSEVFTITGLEDGLDVNAELQVQAERADGSTVEFPVTAQVGTPAGVDYVEHGGILHYVLRQLLTE; this is translated from the coding sequence ATGCAGGATACCGGCCCCTTCGGGGCGATACGCGAACTGGAACACGACGGTGAGACGTACAAAATGGCGGATCTCGGGGCCCTGGAGGAGGCAGGGCTGTGCGAACTGGACGAGTTGCCGGTCAGTATCCGGATTCTCCTGGAGTCAGTCGTGCGGAACGCGGACGGCGAGTCGATCACCGAGGCGGACGTCGAGAACGCGGCGTCCTGGGAACCGGACGTCCCGGACGTAGAGGTACCCTTCACGCCCTCGCGGGTCGTCCTCCAGGACCTCACGGGCGTTCCGGCGGTCGTCGACCTGGCCGCGCTCCGGTCGGCCGCGGATCGGAAGGGACGGAATCCAAACATCGTCGAGCCGGAGATCCCCGCGGATCTGGTCATCGACCACAGCGTCCAGGTCGACTATTACGGCTCGCAGAACGCCTTCGCGAAGAACGTCGAGATCGAGTACGAGCGCAACGCAGAGCGCTACCGCGCGATCAAGTGGGCCAACCAGGCCTTCGAGGACTTCAGCGTGGTTCCGCCGGGAACTGGCATCGTCCACCAGGTCAACCTGGAGTATCTCGGCCAGGTCGTCCACGACCGCGAGGAAGACGGCGCGGACTGGCTGTTCCCCGACACCCTCGTGGGTACCGACAGCCACACCCCCATGATCGGCGGCATCGGGGTCGTCGGCTGGGGCGTCGGTGGCATCGAGGCCGAGGCCGCCTTGCTGGGCCAGCCGATCACGATGACCCTGCCCGAGGTCGTCGGCGTCGAACTCACGGGTGAGATGCCGGAGGGAGCCACCGCGACCGACCTGGTGCTCCAGGTCACGGAGAAGCTACGCGAGGTCGGCGTGGTCGATCGGTTCGTCGAGTTCTTCGGCTCCGGCGTCTCGGAGTTGACCGTCGCCGACCGGGCGACCATCTCGAATATGGCCCCCGAACAGGGCTCGACCATCAGCATGTTCCCCGTCGACGAGGCCACCCTGGAGTACCTCGAACTGACGGGCCGGGACCCCGAGCACATCGATCTCATCGAGCGGTACCTCAAAGAACAGGGCCTGTTCGGCGAGCAGAACCCCGAATACACCGAGACCGTCGAGATCGACCTGGGAGCCGTCGAACCGAGTTTGGCTGGCCCCAGCGAACCGGATCAGCGCATCCCGATGGGCGACATGAAGACCCACTTCCGGGGCCTGATCGAGGACGAAACCGAGTACGGCGAGGTCGACGAAGCCGCCCTCTCACGCTGGCTGGAGAACGGCGGTGCCGCCCCGCCACGGGCAGCCGACGACCTGCCCCTGGGCGATCTCAACGAACGCTACGAGATCGAGATGCCAAACGGCCGGACAACCGAGATCGGCCACGGCAGCGTCGTGGTCAGCGCCATCACCTCCTGTACGAACACCTCGAACCCCTCGGTGATGCTCGCTGCCGGACTACTCGCCCGGAACGCCGTCGAGGCGGGCATCGACGTCCCGCCACACGTCAAGACGAGTCTCGCGCCGGGCAGCCAGGTCGTCACCGAGTACCTGGAGGAGTCCGGCCTGCTCGAAGACCTGGAGGCACTTGGCTATCACGTCGTCGGCTACGGCTGTACGACCTGTATCGGGAACGCGGGCCCGCTGCCCGATCCCGTCGAGGAGGCGATCGACGAACACGACCTCTGGGCGAGTAGCGTGCTCTCGGGCAACCGGAACTTCGAGGCCCGCATCCACCCGAAGATCCGGGCCAACTACCTCGGCAGCCCGCCGCTGGTGGTGGCCTACGGCCTAGCCGGCCGGATGGACATCGACCTGGAGAACGATCCGCTGGGGCATGACCCCAACGGGGAGCCGGTATACCTCGAAGACATCTGGCCCGACCAGGACGAGATCCACGAGGTCATGACCGACAGCGTGCACCGCGAGATGTTCGAGGAGAAGTACGACGACGTCCACGAAGGAGATGAGAACTGGGAGGCCCTGGACGCTCCGACCGGGGACGTGTACGACTGGGACGAGGAGTCCACCTACATCCGCGAGCCGCCCTTCTTCACGGACTTCCCGCTGGAGAAGCCAGGCGTCGAGAACGTCGAGGACGCCCGCTGTCTCATGACCCTCGGAGACACCGTCACCACCGACCACATCAGCCCTGCCGGGCCGTTCAGCACGAACGTGCCAGCCGGGGAGTGGCTGGCTGACCAGGGCGTGGATCCCGCGGACTTCAACACCTACGGCGCTCGACGGGGGAACCACGAGGTCATGATGCGGGGGACCTTCGCGAACGTCCGCATCGAGAACCAGATGCTCGACGGCAAAGAGGGCGGGTACACCATCCATCACCCGACGGGCGAGGAGACCACCGTCTTCGAGGCCAGCGAGCGGTATCGTGAGGCCGACACCTCACTCGTGGTGATGGCCGGGACCGAGTTCGGCACCGGCTCCAGTCGCGACTGGGCGGCCAAGGGGACCGACCTGCTCGGCATCCGCGCGACGATCGCGGAGAGCTACGAGCGGATCTATCGGGACAACCTCATCGGCATGGGCGTGTTGCCCCTGCAGTTCCAGGACGGGGACTCCTGGGAGTCCCTGGGACTGGACGGCAGCGAGGTCTTCACGATCACCGGCCTGGAGGATGGCCTGGACGTGAACGCCGAACTGCAGGTGCAGGCCGAGCGGGCGGACGGTTCAACCGTCGAATTCCCAGTCACCGCTCAGGTCGGGACCCCCGCCGGCGTGGACTACGTCGAGCACGGTGGGATTCTGCACTACGTCCTTCGCCAGCTCCTCACGGAGTAG
- a CDS encoding NAD-dependent epimerase/dehydratase family protein — MRNVLVTGARGQIGSELIPALRARDDVETVVATDIEEPDDDGGPTEEIDVRDAEAFAAALSEYDVDTVFHLAAILSARGEDHPQLAFEVNIEGFHNVLEAGREHDLDRLVVPSSIAVFGPETPTNPGEMTTLAPRTIYGISKVFGEHMGNYYSWNYDLDVRGVRLPGIISHKTLPGGGTTDYAVEVFYDAIEEGEYTYFVREDTELPMMYMQDAIRALIGIATADRESLEYPCSYNVSALSFTAGELTAAIQEHLPDFEAQYEPDDRQDIADSWPDSVDDSAAREDWGWEHTYDLETMTADMLEHLEKKLG, encoded by the coding sequence ATGCGAAACGTCCTCGTGACTGGCGCGCGTGGTCAGATCGGTTCCGAACTCATTCCCGCACTCCGGGCCCGGGACGACGTGGAAACCGTCGTCGCGACGGATATCGAAGAACCCGATGACGACGGCGGCCCGACGGAGGAGATCGACGTCCGGGACGCCGAGGCCTTCGCGGCGGCGCTCTCGGAGTACGACGTGGACACGGTCTTTCACCTCGCGGCGATCCTCTCCGCGCGCGGCGAGGATCACCCACAACTGGCCTTCGAGGTGAACATCGAGGGATTCCACAACGTGCTCGAAGCCGGCCGGGAGCACGACCTCGATCGGCTCGTCGTCCCGAGTTCCATCGCGGTCTTCGGCCCCGAAACGCCCACGAACCCCGGCGAGATGACTACGCTCGCGCCCCGGACGATCTACGGCATCTCGAAGGTCTTCGGCGAGCACATGGGGAATTACTACAGCTGGAACTACGATCTGGACGTGCGTGGCGTCCGACTCCCGGGTATCATCAGCCACAAGACCCTCCCCGGTGGTGGCACCACCGACTACGCCGTCGAGGTCTTCTACGATGCCATCGAGGAGGGCGAGTACACCTACTTCGTGCGCGAGGACACCGAACTCCCGATGATGTACATGCAAGACGCCATCCGGGCGCTCATCGGGATCGCGACGGCCGACCGGGAGTCCCTGGAGTACCCCTGTTCGTACAACGTCAGCGCACTGAGTTTCACCGCCGGCGAACTGACCGCGGCCATCCAGGAGCACCTGCCCGATTTCGAGGCCCAGTATGAACCCGACGACCGCCAGGACATCGCCGACTCCTGGCCCGATTCAGTTGATGACTCCGCGGCCCGCGAGGACTGGGGCTGGGAGCACACCTACGACCTGGAGACGATGACCGCGGACATGCTCGAGCACCTCGAAAAGAAGTTAGGGTAA
- a CDS encoding ribbon-helix-helix domain-containing protein, producing the protein MSGAGTAPNDDEPEMTQVNLRISKAFLEDIDGTWKEEGFNSRSEFLRYAIRDAVKHPAFTREGWKQIAASEHGLRLGDEELVNRDEVVGAMDDDVDQ; encoded by the coding sequence ATGTCCGGTGCTGGAACAGCTCCAAACGACGACGAGCCGGAGATGACTCAGGTCAATCTCCGAATCAGCAAAGCCTTCCTCGAGGACATCGACGGGACGTGGAAAGAGGAGGGATTCAACTCACGGAGCGAGTTTCTGCGATACGCCATCCGTGATGCAGTCAAACATCCTGCCTTCACTCGCGAGGGGTGGAAGCAGATTGCCGCAAGCGAACATGGCTTGCGCCTCGGCGATGAGGAACTGGTAAACCGCGACGAGGTCGTTGGAGCGATGGACGACGATGTCGACCAGTAA
- a CDS encoding type II toxin-antitoxin system RelE/ParE family toxin: MSTSKDWTWKFAPAALDQFEDLDSHVQDRIVSKLDDIVDSEWREPDDYLEPLAGGPFSKLRIGQYRLGCVLNWNDHVLEVHRIEHRGAAYTADD; this comes from the coding sequence ATGTCGACCAGTAAGGACTGGACTTGGAAGTTCGCTCCCGCTGCGCTCGATCAATTCGAAGATCTCGATTCACACGTCCAGGATCGTATCGTGTCGAAGCTGGACGACATTGTCGACTCCGAGTGGCGTGAACCTGATGACTACCTCGAACCGCTGGCAGGTGGCCCGTTCTCGAAGCTTCGTATCGGGCAATATCGACTCGGCTGTGTCCTGAATTGGAACGACCACGTACTGGAAGTGCACCGCATCGAACACCGTGGAGCCGCGTATACTGCCGACGATTGA
- a CDS encoding aminotransferase class I/II-fold pyridoxal phosphate-dependent enzyme has translation MSDTQYLAEKLEAMRERGETWELRQLQGPSKPNVTVEGKEAILLAANNYLDLANDPRVREAAQDAISEYGMGAGSDWSIAGYMEIQEDLNQAIADYKNTEAGVSFQTGFAVNAGVLPQLLEDGDVFLSDELNHGSIIDGVRLSPADVKIYEHTDMGDLEDTLRDVHEEYNRIIVVTDGVFSMDGDIAPMDEIQSLANEYGAMTYVDDAHGEGVLGGGHGIASEFDIEDEIDFQMGTFSKAVGGFGGMFAGDEHVVEYAYNTARTWLLSAGYPPAIAAANMKALEIIEDEPDRVEKLWENREYFASELESMGWDTGRSETPIVPAMVGDSNKAQELGNRLFENGVFALPIVFPMVPRGEARIRNQLSAGHSKEDLDEALRVYEEVGRDLDLI, from the coding sequence ATGAGCGACACACAGTACCTGGCCGAGAAACTCGAAGCGATGCGAGAGCGGGGCGAAACCTGGGAGCTCAGACAGCTCCAGGGCCCCTCGAAGCCGAACGTCACCGTCGAAGGCAAGGAGGCGATCCTCCTTGCGGCGAACAACTATCTCGACCTGGCGAACGACCCGCGAGTACGGGAGGCCGCCCAGGACGCGATCAGCGAGTACGGGATGGGCGCCGGCTCGGACTGGTCGATCGCGGGCTACATGGAGATCCAGGAGGACCTGAACCAGGCCATCGCGGACTACAAGAACACCGAGGCCGGGGTCTCCTTCCAGACCGGCTTCGCCGTCAACGCCGGCGTGCTCCCCCAGTTGCTGGAGGACGGCGACGTCTTCCTCTCCGACGAACTGAATCACGGCAGCATCATCGACGGTGTGCGCCTCTCGCCGGCGGACGTGAAGATCTACGAGCACACGGACATGGGCGACCTGGAGGACACCCTGCGAGACGTCCACGAGGAGTACAACCGGATAATCGTCGTGACCGACGGCGTGTTCTCGATGGACGGGGACATCGCGCCGATGGACGAGATCCAGTCCCTGGCAAACGAGTACGGCGCGATGACCTACGTCGATGACGCTCACGGTGAAGGTGTCCTGGGCGGTGGGCACGGAATCGCGAGCGAGTTCGACATCGAGGACGAGATCGACTTCCAGATGGGGACCTTCTCGAAGGCCGTCGGCGGTTTCGGTGGGATGTTCGCCGGCGACGAGCACGTCGTCGAGTACGCCTACAACACCGCCCGGACCTGGCTCCTGAGCGCGGGCTACCCGCCGGCGATCGCCGCGGCCAACATGAAGGCCCTGGAGATCATCGAGGACGAGCCCGACCGGGTGGAGAAACTCTGGGAGAATCGCGAGTACTTCGCCAGCGAACTGGAGTCGATGGGCTGGGATACGGGGCGCAGCGAGACGCCGATCGTCCCGGCGATGGTCGGGGACAGCAACAAGGCCCAGGAACTCGGCAACCGACTCTTCGAGAACGGAGTCTTCGCACTCCCCATCGTCTTCCCGATGGTGCCCCGGGGCGAGGCCCGGATCCGCAATCAGCTCAGTGCCGGTCACTCCAAGGAAGATCTGGACGAGGCCCTGCGTGTCTACGAGGAGGTCGGTCGGGACCTCGATCTGATCTGA
- a CDS encoding metal-sulfur cluster assembly factor, which yields MALSEDIRDALSEVYDPEIPVNIVDLGLVYTIEVEEDTGSAHIEMTLTSMGCPIADSIKRNVTVAAESVEGVSDVAVELVWEPPWGPEKATESGKAKLESMGIRVPNYDDEGEADPAGPETPF from the coding sequence ATGGCACTCAGCGAGGACATTCGGGACGCTCTCTCGGAGGTGTACGATCCGGAGATTCCCGTCAACATCGTGGACCTCGGATTGGTTTACACCATCGAGGTCGAGGAGGACACCGGTTCGGCACACATCGAGATGACGCTGACGAGCATGGGCTGTCCGATCGCGGACAGCATCAAGCGGAACGTCACGGTGGCCGCCGAGTCGGTCGAGGGGGTCTCGGACGTGGCGGTCGAACTCGTCTGGGAGCCGCCGTGGGGCCCGGAGAAGGCGACCGAATCCGGCAAGGCCAAGCTCGAATCGATGGGGATCCGGGTCCCGAACTACGACGACGAGGGCGAAGCGGACCCGGCCGGCCCCGAGACGCCGTTCTGA
- a CDS encoding NifB/NifX family molybdenum-iron cluster-binding protein: MRVALPSTNRDERSAPVATHFGRTAVFTVVDTETEEIEFLEHEGGHGPNSSPPPVTIANADVDVVVAGDIGRGAVSRLQDAGIEVFRGAEGTVEEALAQWEAGELEAVDPGDVHGHDHGDHDHEHGDHEHGHGHGHGDHEHEHGHGHDHSHEHESDDDHEHNHGLHHGHGQGTDSDEN, translated from the coding sequence ATGCGCGTCGCACTTCCGTCGACGAACCGAGACGAACGGAGCGCCCCCGTCGCCACTCACTTCGGCCGCACGGCCGTCTTCACGGTCGTCGACACCGAGACCGAGGAAATCGAGTTCCTGGAGCACGAGGGTGGTCACGGCCCGAATTCCAGTCCACCCCCAGTGACGATCGCGAACGCCGACGTTGATGTCGTCGTCGCCGGGGATATCGGTCGCGGGGCGGTTTCACGGTTGCAGGACGCCGGCATCGAAGTCTTCCGCGGGGCCGAGGGAACGGTAGAGGAGGCCCTCGCCCAGTGGGAGGCAGGTGAGCTAGAGGCTGTCGACCCCGGGGACGTCCACGGTCACGATCACGGCGATCACGATCATGAGCATGGCGACCACGAGCACGGACACGGGCACGGCCATGGCGACCACGAGCACGAACACGGGCATGGCCACGACCATAGCCACGAACACGAATCAGACGACGACCACGAGCACAATCACGGCCTCCACCACGGCCACGGGCAGGGCACCGACTCCGACGAGAACTGA
- a CDS encoding molybdenum cofactor guanylyltransferase — MGAGVLVCGGGSTRFGDRDKVCADLAGRPLVRHVADRIEPVVDELIVNCRADQADCLDAVFSGYSSPVRFALDEIEDAGPMHGMEQGLAATESEYAVVVACDMPFVDPDFVAALFEIAADHEAVLPRHGEGNWYQPLQAVYHADAMVASIRAAVADGVERPISPALDLDVVTIEGDRLRGLTDERTFFNVNTQADLERAEQLLETVEH, encoded by the coding sequence ATGGGTGCGGGAGTACTCGTCTGTGGCGGGGGATCGACCCGGTTCGGGGACCGCGATAAGGTCTGTGCGGACCTCGCGGGTCGCCCGCTCGTGCGCCACGTGGCCGATCGGATCGAACCGGTCGTCGACGAACTCATCGTCAACTGCCGGGCGGACCAGGCCGACTGTCTCGACGCCGTCTTCTCGGGGTACTCCAGCCCGGTCCGGTTCGCCCTGGACGAGATCGAGGACGCCGGTCCGATGCATGGCATGGAACAGGGACTCGCCGCGACCGAGTCCGAGTACGCCGTCGTCGTCGCCTGTGATATGCCCTTCGTCGATCCCGATTTCGTGGCCGCACTCTTCGAGATCGCGGCGGACCACGAGGCGGTGCTGCCCCGGCACGGGGAGGGCAACTGGTATCAGCCACTGCAGGCGGTCTATCACGCTGACGCGATGGTCGCGTCGATCCGTGCAGCCGTCGCGGACGGCGTGGAGCGGCCGATCAGTCCGGCCCTCGACCTTGATGTCGTCACGATCGAGGGCGACCGGCTCCGGGGGCTGACCGACGAGCGAACCTTCTTCAACGTGAACACGCAGGCGGACCTCGAACGGGCCGAACAGCTACTCGAAACGGTCGAACACTGA
- a CDS encoding helix-turn-helix domain-containing protein, protein MTRFTQVPEPEERELRVVIQVQPKTGCPLVEFEGRSETLKSQLSGDICHCEAIVEDADTRVEHTTKDVSDPCVCSVFHENACVADITDAGERGLTITTYVRDRTVLEELIEDLNNVGDSVRLVEITSNYDGNIDKRVEQVDLSSLTEKQRSAAKLAIEMGYYQRPRETSLEEMAAELDISQQALSQRLGAVEEKLITQLFTDA, encoded by the coding sequence ATGACCCGTTTCACACAAGTGCCCGAACCGGAGGAGCGCGAGCTCCGGGTCGTCATCCAGGTTCAGCCGAAGACGGGCTGTCCACTCGTCGAGTTCGAGGGCCGCTCGGAAACGCTCAAATCACAGCTTTCGGGGGACATCTGTCACTGCGAGGCGATCGTCGAGGACGCGGATACCCGGGTCGAACACACCACCAAGGACGTCTCCGATCCCTGTGTCTGTTCGGTGTTCCACGAGAACGCCTGTGTCGCGGACATCACCGACGCCGGGGAACGGGGGCTCACGATCACGACTTACGTCCGGGATCGGACGGTCCTGGAAGAACTCATCGAGGACCTCAACAACGTGGGCGACTCGGTCCGTCTCGTCGAGATCACCTCGAACTACGACGGCAATATCGACAAGCGGGTCGAACAGGTGGATCTCTCCTCGCTGACGGAGAAACAGCGATCGGCGGCGAAGCTCGCGATCGAGATGGGCTACTACCAGCGGCCACGCGAGACCTCCCTGGAGGAGATGGCCGCCGAACTCGACATCTCCCAGCAGGCCCTCTCCCAGCGTCTCGGGGCCGTCGAGGAGAAACTCATCACACAACTGTTTACGGACGCCTGA
- a CDS encoding 4Fe-4S ferredoxin N-terminal domain-containing protein yields the protein MGTLDGQDYDEDLGRRMARDARRVSDGTLSEAEFHEKYHEEVLEEFGRDDRPIETGSDT from the coding sequence ATGGGGACTCTCGACGGCCAGGACTACGACGAGGACCTGGGCCGGCGGATGGCTCGCGACGCCAGGCGGGTGTCAGATGGGACGCTGTCCGAGGCCGAGTTTCACGAGAAGTACCACGAGGAAGTACTCGAGGAGTTCGGACGAGACGACCGACCGATCGAAACGGGGAGTGATACATAG
- a CDS encoding molybdopterin-dependent oxidoreductase, whose product MSETDANDGGVRRRTLLKAGGAAAAVGLTGVGINAVGEEAEAASDESGRETVHGNCWICRASCGQEVTVADGKAIDLTGVDGHPKASAGEGREGTLCSKGMGQLNKTYNPNRIREPHIREDGELRAASWDEAIEFAAQRLEEFAEEHGPEKFLRYQGYPLGKHPWHDLVFKNLYGAPIKVGRKTTCHGPFSDSWAWMSGYGREWPDWQNSEYIIAWGRNVMECFRGQWEPKGVLDAKERNDATVVCIDPRYTKTAEVADQWIPIKPRTDGALALAMANVIIEEGLYDEEFIGNYTHGFESYKEAVADKTPEWAAEITDVDADVIRDIAIGFAEAAPSSVAFPWTGIAYQSNGFKNAQNIQALNGLVGNIDSKGGTRQWTAGFGLDDPHEKQGIDVPANYEDQPTPDYDDYPFQRHVRDLSHNLVPKAVERGDIKGFVNNWSQPPKSGNTRAWFEALEEMDLVITVDAFWTGVSKRADVVFPGASQLEQPFLQTGGDGSYSTNGWVTGSKPAIEPVGNCRRDYQVYKALAEEMGWGEYFPWETGEEYYDSQLEAIGLSFDELDEKSYEIVADFEYRQYEDGGFDTENGLFNFDLDAKPEYKALADDIGVSTAPAWHPPDDDLFGETTNEEYPLLFTDLMVEQFSRGHCQALSQSLEAYAQRFGHEDEDYRGNYLHINPKDAKARGIEDGDWVKVQSADDEIELMANLWEGIRPGWVGTENGFGVGSAQPDEEGANSMLLNKERHVEPTTGMTARNHPVEIERLGGEPR is encoded by the coding sequence ATGTCAGAAACAGACGCGAACGACGGTGGCGTCCGGCGGCGCACCCTGCTGAAGGCCGGCGGGGCTGCGGCGGCGGTGGGATTGACCGGTGTCGGCATCAACGCGGTGGGTGAGGAAGCCGAGGCCGCAAGCGACGAATCGGGACGCGAAACGGTCCACGGGAACTGTTGGATCTGTCGAGCCTCCTGTGGGCAGGAGGTCACGGTCGCGGACGGCAAGGCGATCGATCTGACCGGCGTGGACGGCCATCCAAAGGCCAGCGCCGGTGAGGGTCGTGAGGGAACCCTCTGTTCGAAGGGGATGGGACAGCTGAACAAGACCTACAACCCTAACCGGATTCGCGAGCCACACATCCGGGAGGACGGGGAGTTGCGTGCTGCCTCCTGGGACGAGGCGATCGAATTCGCCGCCCAGCGACTCGAGGAGTTCGCCGAGGAACACGGGCCGGAGAAATTCCTCCGGTATCAGGGGTACCCGCTCGGGAAACACCCCTGGCACGATCTGGTCTTCAAGAACCTCTACGGCGCGCCGATCAAAGTCGGTCGGAAGACGACCTGTCACGGCCCGTTCTCCGATTCCTGGGCGTGGATGTCCGGCTACGGCCGGGAGTGGCCCGACTGGCAGAACTCCGAGTACATCATCGCCTGGGGCCGCAACGTGATGGAGTGTTTCCGCGGCCAGTGGGAACCGAAAGGGGTCCTCGACGCGAAAGAGCGCAACGACGCGACGGTCGTCTGTATCGACCCACGGTACACCAAGACGGCCGAAGTCGCAGACCAGTGGATCCCGATCAAGCCCCGGACCGACGGCGCACTGGCCCTGGCGATGGCCAACGTCATTATCGAGGAGGGGCTCTACGACGAGGAGTTCATTGGCAACTACACCCACGGCTTCGAGTCCTACAAGGAGGCAGTCGCGGACAAGACTCCCGAATGGGCCGCGGAGATTACGGACGTCGACGCGGACGTGATCCGCGACATCGCCATCGGCTTCGCCGAGGCCGCGCCCAGTTCGGTGGCGTTCCCATGGACCGGGATCGCCTACCAGTCAAACGGGTTCAAGAACGCACAGAACATCCAGGCGCTGAACGGCTTGGTCGGAAACATCGACAGTAAGGGTGGCACTCGGCAGTGGACCGCCGGGTTCGGCCTCGATGACCCCCACGAGAAACAGGGCATCGACGTGCCGGCGAACTACGAGGACCAGCCGACCCCGGATTACGACGATTACCCGTTCCAGCGACACGTCCGGGACCTCTCGCACAACCTCGTTCCCAAAGCCGTCGAGCGTGGTGACATCAAGGGCTTTGTCAACAACTGGTCACAGCCACCCAAGAGTGGGAACACGCGGGCCTGGTTCGAGGCCCTGGAGGAGATGGACCTGGTCATCACCGTCGACGCGTTCTGGACCGGGGTCAGCAAACGGGCCGACGTGGTGTTCCCGGGAGCTTCACAGCTCGAACAACCGTTCCTCCAGACCGGCGGTGACGGTTCGTACAGCACGAACGGCTGGGTGACGGGCTCGAAGCCCGCGATCGAACCGGTCGGCAACTGCCGCCGGGACTATCAGGTCTACAAGGCTCTGGCCGAGGAGATGGGCTGGGGCGAGTACTTCCCCTGGGAGACCGGCGAGGAGTACTACGACAGCCAGCTCGAGGCGATCGGGCTGTCCTTCGACGAACTCGACGAGAAGAGCTACGAGATCGTGGCCGACTTCGAGTACCGCCAATACGAGGACGGCGGGTTCGACACGGAAAACGGGCTGTTCAACTTCGATCTGGACGCCAAACCGGAGTACAAGGCTCTGGCCGACGATATCGGCGTGAGCACGGCTCCGGCGTGGCATCCACCTGACGACGATCTGTTCGGGGAGACCACGAACGAGGAGTACCCGCTCCTGTTCACCGACCTCATGGTCGAACAGTTCTCTCGCGGCCACTGTCAGGCGCTCTCACAGTCCCTGGAGGCCTACGCCCAGCGGTTCGGGCACGAGGACGAGGACTACCGCGGCAACTACCTGCACATCAACCCGAAGGACGCCAAAGCACGCGGAATCGAGGACGGCGACTGGGTCAAGGTGCAATCCGCGGACGACGAGATCGAACTCATGGCCAACCTGTGGGAGGGCATTCGGCCCGGCTGGGTCGGGACCGAGAACGGGTTCGGCGTCGGTTCGGCCCAGCCCGACGAGGAAGGTGCAAACAGTATGCTACTCAACAAGGAACGGCACGTCGAGCCGACGACCGGGATGACCGCACGGAACCACCCTGTCGAGATCGAGCGTCTCGGAGGTGAGCCCCGATGA